The nucleotide sequence GCCTTAAGAATTCTTTCTCCAAGTGTATCTGTAATAACGCAACAAGTTTTGAGTGATGGGCTACGTCTGTCACGGGGTATCTATTATCAGAAAGGTCATAATTGAAGTTTTAGTTCGGGAATCAGTAATTTCATGGTGAATCACAATAGGTTTACCTACAACTTTTGCTAATATGCAGGCCAAGGCACTGGACAGCGTGCAGCCAACCTGATTGTGAGTATGTGGACAACTATTTGCTTGTTCACAAATTTCGCTGAGAACGTTTCCAGCAAGTGTAACTACCACTTTGTCGTCTTCAGAGCTGATTTCAATATTCTGAGCCAAGGCTAAATCGTCAATTAAGGTCTTGGGAAGCGTTTGCTTTAGTGACACAAGGTCAATTTTGGTAAAAGACATCGCCACGGCTTTTTCAAGCAATTGAGACAAACCCCTTCCGGGGGGAGTAAGAAATAGACCATCTTTGTGTTGAGAATAGAGTTGCCCGTTACCTTCATCCACCATGGCAGGTATGGAGGTCTGAGGCTTTTTGGGAAGGAAAATTAAACTTGATTCTATGTTCTTGAGGTTTTTGGGGGGTATGTATAAGCCTTTTTCAGAGGAATTAAATTCGAGTAGAATACGCTCAAGGTTATCAAATTGGGAGGTTACTATTGCATCTACAAAGGTCAAGGGTACAGTTCGAGAAGGGGAAATGTAAAAGAGGATAACACCCCAAAAGATTACAGCGGTACCAAAGATAGCTAAATAAGATGAGGCATCAAAAGAAGAAATAAGCAGTAAAACTATGCCAACTACAACTAGGACAATTTCTGCAATTTGAGGCAAGCGGACATTTTTTAGCGAGGGCATGTTTGGAGTTAACCTCTCTTTTACTGTTCAATAGCAATTGCACATTTATTATTTAGGCTGCTTGAGTTCAGTTTTCAACTCAGTTATTAGTCAGTGGCTGTTTTGGAGTTTTTCACCGTTTGATATTCACGGATAATGCTTACTGTAGCGAAACTTAGAGTGAAAACGACCAAAACTGTGGTTAACGGGACTAAGGTTATCGCCCAAGGGGTATAATTAAGCAACAAGCCGACCATAGAATCAAACAATAGGCTAGAGCCAAGGCTCAATACGAAGCGGGCAAAAACATTGAGAGGCGCATTGGTTGAAGGCTTAGCAGTAACTGGCGGAAATAACAAGCGTATCAGAGCATACCCAGGCAGGAAAGCCAAAAAAACTCCACCGAAAAGAATACGCAGAAACTGCAGCACCACGAAATCACCTGGAACTAAAAGCACAAAGACCACAGTTAAAACAGTGAACGCTACAATTATCCAGTACCAAGCCGCTTTTTCTGAAAAAAGAAACTCAGAAAATGTGCTGCCAGCATCGTTGAAACTCTTGGTTGTCATTTGAAGTCACCGGGATTATGTTTTATACACCAATTAGAGAAATAACGCGCAAGGTAAACGTTGCAAAAAACAAAAACGCCAAAAAGAAAGACCCAAGTTTAAGCTTTCTTTTATCCACCTCAAAGTTTGTAGACCCATACCGAGAAGAAGAAAACTCTGTTAAGACGAGCAAAACAATCGTACCTACCGCTATTAAAAATGTAACATCTTCAAAGGTTAATGGTGGAATTTGCACAGTTTTTCCTCTTCAATGGATATCAAGCAGACGCCGAGTTTAATAGTTTTATGGAATATTTCGTTATTAAAAATTTGAGCATGAGAAAATCAAAAAAGGAAGGTTGATTGGAAGGGTTTAGCGTTCTATCAAGACTAACCCTTCATGGGGATTTATCACTAAAGAGGTTGAAGCTGCAGTTCCGTCCATGAGGTCATAATTCTGGTCTGCGGTGTATGTGAGGGGAACGTTGGATGGATTAACGAGGACTAAGCCATTAGAGAAGTCACGAGCGAAAAGTGATATGGACTCAACTTGATAGTAATCACCACATGGCACACCAATGTTCAACTCTTTAATCTGACGGACAAATGAAAGCACCTGAGGGTCTTCGATCATTGTACTTGGGGAACCGCCAAAACCAATGAAATTCTGGCCTGAATTTTCTATTCCAAGTAGCAGTGAACAAAAGCCAAACATTGCCAAATCGTACTTTGTTTCAGCGTAGGGGATAGGCGGGCATTCAACTGGTACGAGCGTTACATAATGGTTTGCAGGGTTTCGTGATAGAAAACTGTCTTGAATCCATTGTACCATGTTAATTGATTGTTGCCATTGATCAACAGAATAGTATTTCGTAGTGTATGAATGATAAAATGGACCTTCACTCATGATTCCAGTCAAACCAGGAGTATTCGATAATATGTACTGATAGTTAATGCCAGTTGGCGTACTCATTTCGAAGCAGAAGCCAGTGAAAATTCCATTAACCACAACTGTTTTGTCGACCCCGACGGCAGCAATTATTGCATTCAACGTATCAACACAACCGTCAAGTATTTGCTGGGTTGTAAATGGTGAACCAGTAGCGGGATTGATAGGCGTTGAATTTGACCCACGCACCCAATCTTCATAGCTGTAGAGCAGGCTGTTATCAACAAAGACACCTGCAAAAGACGGATGCTGTTCAAGCCAATCTGCGACGTTACGACCAACCCATTGTTGATAAGAAGAATTGGTAATGTCAACCAAGTAGTCGGTAGCAGGATCGGATTCAGCTACATAATTGCCCTGCAGGTCTTTAAGCAACCAACCTTGACTTTCAGCGTAACTCCATTCTTCGACCCAGTAGCTATAAATCGAAATCATATTACGGTAAATCAGGAATTCGTAGTCAGGGTTAATTGAAAGGACTTGTTGCATCTTTTCATCATATTCGTTACTAGGATCAAGCACTCGCCATGATTGGCTCATATTGAAGTTGTTGGCGATGGTCTCTGCATCATATTCATTGAAGTTCCAAGATAATTCATAGGTCCCAACCTCAAGGGATGAGTGGACAACCGTGCCAGAAGATGGAAGAGAAGCAACCGCAGGCTCCGCATTACTCACTACAGACAGCGGAAGTAAAAGGGATACTGATAACAGCATAACGGCGAAACAGATACTAAATCGTTGTTTTAGACAGCGATACATGAATTAATCGTTAATGTTACGATTTAATATATATTTTTGTCGTCTTGAACTACACAAATACAAAAACAAAAAGCTTGCCCGGAGAAACCTAGTTAGCAACAATAAGTTTAGAATTCGCGAAGATAAAGGCAAACCAGAGAAAAATGTTACTTTGAGACGGGAGTGTTTAACAGCACATAAGATTCTCCATTATTATAGATCACACTATCGTTCTGAACTGATTCAGCTATTGCAGTAGGAGAACGCGATTGGGCAGGCTCTGAAAAAACTCCAGCTTTCCCAGGAAGGTGGGTTACAAAGAAGTTATAGCCTTGTACGGGTTTGTCACCAAGCGGATAATAGCGGCTGGAATAGTGTTCTGCAGCAAAAGTATTATTGCTTACAGCCGTTATTTGATTTAGAGTTATTTCATCCGCGGCTATGATACCAGCAGATACGTAAGTTACCACAAATTTTGCTACTGCTCGCTGATAAGCCGAGTTATATGTAAAAGTGTTTGCTATTGGAACGGTAGCAGGCAAATCGTCGTATAGAATGTTTGCTTGGGGGTATATTACGTCACAGCTGTAAACTTGGATTGTTGCCAAAGCAATCAAGCAAGCGAAAACTATAGGCATAAATCCTTTCCACTTTTTGTGCAAACGATAAACAGCATATCCAATGAAAAAAGGAGCAGAAAGGTTTACGAAAAATAGGAAACGTACAGGACCAAGACCAACACCTAACCCAATAAAAACTCCTAAAATGGATAAGCAACAAAAAACGAGCATAAAACGGCTCACATCAGCCAGTTTTGGTCTCTTAAATAAAATAAAAGCTATACCGACGCAAGCTAAGAACAGCGCAAAAAGATCAGCACCTTCACGTACAATAACTGTTCTTGAAGCGGCCAACAAGTCTACACGCACCAAGGAAAAAAGAACGTCTGGAACGGCTTCAGCCCTTGGCCCTGACCCAGTTCCTAATCGGAGGAATACGTCGTTTGCTATTTCAGTTAAAGTTGAAATACCGTGGAACATAAGCCATGATGCGCTTATTGAAGCAATTGTTAAAACAGCTGGAAGCGCAACGACCCGGTTTAACCTGCTGAAGGGAACTTTTTGCAGTACAAAAATGAGAGCAAGAATTACTGCTAAAACAACAGATGAAACAGAGTGGGCTGCAGCCAACCCAATAACAAAGAAGATGCATAGTACCCAATAGCGGCGGTCTTTTTTTGCGATTACAGAAACTATAAGGTACAAAGTAATAAACGCAAGGAACATACCAAACAAAGTTCCAGTTACGATATAACTGAAGAAGGATAATGGAATAGCAGAAATTAGTAAAACAAACTTTGTTATAGAATCATTTTTTGGAAAGACTAGTTTTACTAGAACATAAGTCAAAGGTGGATATATGCACCCGAAAACGAGAGGCAGATACTGCATTATGTTCTGCACTGGAACGTTGAGAACCATGGAGAATTCTGAAAAAAGGACGTGTAGTAGGGGAGTGTTAACGTAGAAGGTAAAAGAGGGTGCGTTTGTTGAGGATATTCTCCCTGTTGAAGCAATGTAGGATGCGAGGTTGTATTGCATCTGCTGATCGATGAAACCGCCGGGGAACCAGCCGTATTTCAAAGCTGGAACCAGTATGAAGATAAGTCTACCGATAACTGCCAGAATAACAAGGTAAGACAGCTTTTTCTCTGAAAGGAAACTAAACAAAAAGGCAGATATGAAAAAGATAAAAGGTAACTCTAAGCCTTCTAACGCCCA is from Candidatus Bathyarchaeota archaeon and encodes:
- a CDS encoding DUF1616 domain-containing protein produces the protein MTTKSFNDAGSTFSEFLFSEKAAWYWIIVAFTVLTVVFVLLVPGDFVVLQFLRILFGGVFLAFLPGYALIRLLFPPVTAKPSTNAPLNVFARFVLSLGSSLLFDSMVGLLLNYTPWAITLVPLTTVLVVFTLSFATVSIIREYQTVKNSKTATD
- a CDS encoding putative glycoside hydrolase, producing MSNAEPAVASLPSSGTVVHSSLEVGTYELSWNFNEYDAETIANNFNMSQSWRVLDPSNEYDEKMQQVLSINPDYEFLIYRNMISIYSYWVEEWSYAESQGWLLKDLQGNYVAESDPATDYLVDITNSSYQQWVGRNVADWLEQHPSFAGVFVDNSLLYSYEDWVRGSNSTPINPATGSPFTTQQILDGCVDTLNAIIAAVGVDKTVVVNGIFTGFCFEMSTPTGINYQYILSNTPGLTGIMSEGPFYHSYTTKYYSVDQWQQSINMVQWIQDSFLSRNPANHYVTLVPVECPPIPYAETKYDLAMFGFCSLLLGIENSGQNFIGFGGSPSTMIEDPQVLSFVRQIKELNIGVPCGDYYQVESISLFARDFSNGLVLVNPSNVPLTYTADQNYDLMDGTAASTSLVINPHEGLVLIER